The DNA sequence GCCAATGCCGCAAGCGTTTTCTTGGGCTCTTTGACCGGACCAAAGTTGAACAGCAAAAGTTCTCGGAAACGTTTGACGCGTAATAACTCAGACAGCGGTACGTGTGTATCTGTGACATCGAGTCGACTTAGATAGGGTGCATCATAAATCGGTTCGAGGTTGCTAATCGGGGCACCGGCAATACAAAGATGTTCAATGTGCTTGATTGGTGTAAACATTTTCAGTGTCTGGTTGTCGATACCGACCTGTGCAGAACCAAAACCCAGCTGACCAAACTTAACTTCAGACAAATTCTCCAAAAAACTGGGGTCCGTCGCAGCTTCTTCGTTCAATTTAAACGAGACTAAAGTTCCTTGTGGAATACGAAAAACTCCTTTAGCAGGACGCTCGGCGGCACTACCGATACTAATCAATCCTGACGCGGCAGGAAAATGCAAGAACTCTTCCGCACCATGCTCAGTATCAACTACTTGCCGCCAGGGATGCTGCAGTCGGGTTTCAAAATGAGGCATTTCACCCGGCAACAGATTTGCATCACTTTTGATTGATAGTGGCTTTTCCACATCTGCTAACAATGCAGGTACAACGAACTGCTTGTCGAAAAAATATGTGCCCGTGCAACAAATGAAGGCCGTCACTAGCACAAGTAAAATCTGTTTTGTATAGGCGATTTTCGGTTTGCGTCCCTTTACTTGGCGCGGCAAAACGGCATCTGGGTCACCGATGCGCATGAGACTCTGAATCACCGAACCAAAGTCTCGAAATCGTTCATCTGGTTCAACGGAAAGCATCTTCTGGACAATGAGTTCAAGCGCCGGTGGAAAGTCCAACCCCAGCGAGCCATCTTTCAGTGAGGCTGCACGATCTGTAAGTCGCTTTACCATCGTCGACATGGCGGTGTCACCGACGAATGGCGGCAGCCCTGTAAGACACTCATAAACGACACAACCAAGAGAGTAAATGTCAGTTCGTTGGTCGACGACCGTACCGCGACACTGCTCCGGGCTCATGTAAAGCGGACTACCGAATATCTCCCCAGTCCTCGTCAGTGCTTGAATCTCGCCACCTTCGGACTGCATAAGTTTTGCGATGCCAAAATCGACGATCTTGACAGTACCTTCACCCGGTAACTTGTTAGGATTCAGTACAATTATGTTGCTGGGTTTGATATCGCGATGGACGATACCCTGTTCGTGCGCATACATAAGACCAAAGCCTACTTGTATTGCAAGCGCAACTACGTAGTCGACCGGCAAAACCCGCTTCTCTTTAATGATTTGATCGAGCGGCACACCGGTTACGTAGTCCATCACAAGAAAGGGCTGACCGTCGTCATTAATTCCGAAATCATGAACTTCAACGAGATTGGGATGTCGCAGTGTAGCAGCCATTTTCGCCTCTAGCTGAAATCGCCGAACTGCAACGTCGGTTTGTCTGCTAACGTCCAGCAGCTTCAAGGCAAACTTCTTCTTCAAGTCGATTTGTTCGACAAGATAAACAATGCCCATGCCACCACTGCCAAGAATCGAAAGTACTTTGTACTTTCTGGCGATCAAGGTGCCCGGCGACAGCTCTTTTACTTCGCCCTGGGTCAGCGTGCGTGTTGTGGGATCTTGTTCTGACATCTACTCGAACTGAGCTGTTGTCTGTACTTTATTCCACGCCAATGAGAAAAGGCGCCTGTCGGCGCCCATCTCTCAGACCTCTAGTCAAAAGTTTAAGAGCATTCGAATCCATATTTCAGGTTACATCTGGTTGAGAGATTAAATCGCTTATGCTCTTCGCAAAAGATGACGGGAGCTTAGAGCTTTTGGTTCCTAATTCTTTCGACCGACTCCGAGGCTTCGACTCGATTGGGTTTTGGAGGTATTGCTGGGCCAAATTCCTCCCAAATAGCGGCCGCCATCTCCGGATTCTTTTGTTTGCGCAGAAAAGCTGCATACGCCCGGGCTACTTGACGCTTGAAGCCCAGATCATGCAAATCAGGGTTGCTGGTAAATTGATAGATGGCAAACTGGTAACGCTCCGCCGCGCGGATGTTAAACCCTGTCGCTTCAGCCCGCTGAGCCTCAATAAACGCATCTAGAGCCTCACGATTTGATTGTTTCAGCTGACTATCCGATGGCTTATGAGTCTCCAGATTGTCGACAAAGGCTGTGGGTGTAATTGCATTGGCAAGATTGGATTTCGGGATTGGCTTGGACGCGGCTTTTCTTGCTGATGTGCTCTGGTCTGGAATGACTTGTTTTGGCCAGACGTTCGGTTTAAACCAAGCACCGCCAGCACTAGGTCGCCTTTCCTCCGATTCGGACGGAGCGCTCGATTCTGTTGACTCCTTATAAGATAAATCGCTAGCCTTCGCTGGAATAATGTGTAAGAAAGCCAACAAAGCCGCAGCTGTTGCTCGCATTTTGCGCTTGCAAGCATCGACAAGGCGCCTACCAACCGGGCAATCTCTGGTAATGATGGTTCCATCTTGCCTGCGATAAAGTCGAATGCACAGTTGCTCATCGCTGTTTTGAAAAAGCTCTTTTACTTCCTTTCTGGTC is a window from the Candidatus Melainabacteria bacterium genome containing:
- a CDS encoding serine/threonine protein kinase; translated protein: MSEQDPTTRTLTQGEVKELSPGTLIARKYKVLSILGSGGMGIVYLVEQIDLKKKFALKLLDVSRQTDVAVRRFQLEAKMAATLRHPNLVEVHDFGINDDGQPFLVMDYVTGVPLDQIIKEKRVLPVDYVVALAIQVGFGLMYAHEQGIVHRDIKPSNIIVLNPNKLPGEGTVKIVDFGIAKLMQSEGGEIQALTRTGEIFGSPLYMSPEQCRGTVVDQRTDIYSLGCVVYECLTGLPPFVGDTAMSTMVKRLTDRAASLKDGSLGLDFPPALELIVQKMLSVEPDERFRDFGSVIQSLMRIGDPDAVLPRQVKGRKPKIAYTKQILLVLVTAFICCTGTYFFDKQFVVPALLADVEKPLSIKSDANLLPGEMPHFETRLQHPWRQVVDTEHGAEEFLHFPAASGLISIGSAAERPAKGVFRIPQGTLVSFKLNEEAATDPSFLENLSEVKFGQLGFGSAQVGIDNQTLKMFTPIKHIEHLCIAGAPISNLEPIYDAPYLSRLDVTDTHVPLSELLRVKRFRELLLFNFGPVKEPKKTLAALAENSRLNFLKYTGPEINEQKTNARGLNLSDVELLIKIPHLSSLAVLHSPEFNDDCLAKLLNSKKMDALELKECSISPRSIPLLKRQKLVNLTLTTVGWSKTDVAKLHQLPFAVDIREPRLQEQDAKQRQKFSDTQALFFDSSESLSHDQSKRSGKSDHEEPSVK